One window of Halorussus sp. MSC15.2 genomic DNA carries:
- a CDS encoding YihY/virulence factor BrkB family protein: MSTLSRARGFGKRVYADFSEKNVTFMAAGIAYNAFVSLAPMLLLLLLVVSTFGGGLEARVVAVAGNWLPGPIANVVEEIFRGNSSAAGASVVGLVVLLWGTLKIFRGLDTAFSEIYETRGRNSFVDQLKDGIVVLVALVVAIVSTIGVTVAFSRFSDSIPFVGLLTPLVLVAGLVIAFYPMYYRFPDTEVGLDDVLPGVVFAAVGWAVLQGVFQVYLLFKDPGSGSFFGSVILVVTYLYFSGLVLLLGAVINAVVGGHSSGEPGGVGRAATSYDTQREETLDREELADYLADLRNELAGRYDGMRPATHSDDEDRRPRPAGDVQLTEHQTVDGDERRWTVTLQWTVAEESEAVEASERPADD, from the coding sequence ATGAGTACTCTTTCGCGGGCACGGGGGTTCGGAAAACGGGTGTACGCCGACTTCTCGGAGAAGAACGTGACGTTCATGGCGGCGGGTATCGCGTACAACGCGTTCGTCTCGCTCGCACCGATGCTGCTGTTGCTCCTGCTGGTCGTCTCCACGTTCGGCGGCGGTCTCGAAGCCCGAGTCGTCGCCGTCGCTGGGAACTGGCTCCCCGGCCCGATAGCGAACGTCGTCGAGGAGATATTTCGCGGGAACTCCTCGGCCGCCGGGGCCTCGGTCGTGGGTCTTGTCGTCCTCCTGTGGGGGACGCTCAAGATATTCCGCGGTCTCGACACGGCCTTCTCCGAGATATACGAGACGAGGGGCCGGAACTCGTTCGTCGACCAGTTGAAAGACGGTATCGTCGTCCTCGTCGCGCTCGTCGTCGCTATCGTCTCGACGATAGGCGTCACGGTCGCGTTCTCCCGCTTCTCCGACTCGATTCCGTTCGTCGGGTTGCTGACGCCGCTGGTCCTCGTCGCCGGACTCGTCATCGCGTTCTACCCGATGTACTATCGGTTCCCAGACACGGAGGTGGGACTGGACGACGTACTACCCGGCGTGGTGTTCGCCGCCGTCGGGTGGGCCGTGCTTCAGGGCGTCTTTCAGGTCTACCTCTTGTTCAAGGACCCCGGGTCGGGGAGCTTCTTCGGGAGCGTCATCCTCGTCGTCACGTACCTCTACTTCTCCGGACTGGTTCTGCTCCTCGGTGCCGTCATCAACGCCGTTGTCGGCGGGCACTCCTCCGGCGAACCGGGCGGCGTGGGACGGGCAGCGACGAGTTACGACACTCAGCGCGAGGAGACGCTCGACCGCGAGGAACTCGCCGACTACCTCGCGGACCTCCGGAACGAACTCGCCGGACGCTACGACGGGATGCGCCCGGCCACCCATTCTGACGACGAGGACCGACGCCCCCGTCCGGCGGGCGACGTGCAACTAACCGAGCACCAGACGGTGGACGGCGACGAGCGTCGGTGGACGGTCACGCTCCAGTGGACCGTCGCCGAGGAGTCCGAAGCCGTCGAAGCGAGCGAGCGCCCGGCAGACGACTGA
- the deoC gene encoding deoxyribose-phosphate aldolase → MNDAELAAKIDHTVLGPETTLDDVTAVLDEADEYGMNACIPPCYVAEAAEHAPEVTLATVVGFPHGQNATSAKREEAVVAYEDGADELDMVLNVGRLKAGDDEAVREDIEEVVASVPVPVKVIIETALLTDDEKHRACEAAAEADAAFVKTSTGFADGGATVPDVELMSEYLPVKASGGVGNYEQAKAMLDAGAERIGASSGVEIVEDFRENY, encoded by the coding sequence ATGAACGACGCAGAACTCGCCGCGAAGATAGACCACACGGTCCTCGGACCGGAGACGACCCTCGACGACGTGACGGCGGTCCTCGACGAGGCCGACGAGTACGGCATGAACGCCTGCATCCCGCCGTGCTACGTCGCCGAGGCCGCCGAACACGCTCCGGAGGTCACCCTCGCGACGGTCGTCGGGTTCCCCCACGGGCAGAACGCCACGTCGGCCAAGCGCGAGGAGGCCGTCGTCGCGTACGAGGACGGCGCGGACGAGTTGGATATGGTACTCAACGTCGGCCGCCTGAAGGCCGGGGACGACGAGGCCGTCCGCGAGGACATCGAGGAGGTCGTCGCTTCGGTCCCCGTCCCTGTCAAGGTCATCATCGAGACGGCGCTGCTTACGGACGACGAGAAGCACCGCGCGTGCGAGGCCGCCGCGGAGGCCGACGCCGCGTTCGTCAAGACCTCGACCGGATTCGCCGACGGGGGAGCGACGGTCCCGGACGTGGAACTGATGAGCGAGTACCTGCCCGTCAAGGCCAGCGGAGGCGTCGGCAACTACGAACAGGCGAAGGCGATGCTGGACGCCGGGGCCGAGCGCATCGGCGCGAGTTCGGGCGTCGAAATCGTCGAGGACTTCCGAGAGAACTACTGA
- the tmk gene encoding dTMP kinase, with translation MLITLEGLDGSGKTTVWEVLREEFPEFVFTREPTETWYGEAVNRSVSDDDADSLAELFLYTADHAAHLSETVRPALEDGKVVVSDRYSDSRYAYQAVSIEDHVKRPLEYIRGVHQPWTRPPDATLYFEVDPETGAARSGATNKFEQAAFLSQVQRNYERLIDAEPERFVRIDATRSPEEVIDSAVDVVGRLLDDSEERDGRDERDE, from the coding sequence ATGCTGATTACCTTGGAGGGTCTCGACGGGAGCGGGAAGACGACGGTCTGGGAAGTGCTGCGCGAAGAGTTCCCGGAGTTCGTCTTCACCCGCGAACCGACCGAGACGTGGTACGGCGAGGCGGTGAACCGCTCGGTCTCGGACGACGACGCCGACTCGCTGGCGGAACTGTTCCTCTACACCGCGGACCACGCCGCCCACCTCTCGGAGACGGTCCGACCTGCCCTCGAAGACGGGAAGGTCGTCGTCTCCGACCGCTACTCCGATTCGCGGTACGCGTATCAGGCAGTCAGCATCGAGGACCACGTCAAGCGTCCGCTGGAGTACATCCGCGGCGTCCACCAGCCGTGGACCCGACCGCCCGACGCGACCCTCTACTTCGAGGTGGACCCCGAGACGGGCGCTGCCCGGAGCGGCGCGACGAACAAGTTCGAGCAGGCCGCGTTCCTGAGTCAGGTCCAGCGGAACTACGAGCGACTTATCGACGCCGAACCCGAGCGGTTCGTCCGCATCGACGCCACGCGGTCGCCCGAGGAGGTCATCGACTCCGCGGTAGACGTGGTCGGGCGACTCCTCGACGACAGCGAGGAGCGCGACGGTCGAGACGAACGCGACGAGTAG
- a CDS encoding complex I NDUFA9 subunit family protein — protein sequence MNILVAGGTGFIGTRLVRALNDDGHDVTALARDPDEADFPAGVERVRGDVTAYDSIEGAFEGQDVVVNLVALSPLFQPSRGQSHMRVHLGGTENVVTAAQNHDVRKIVQMSALGADPNGTTEYLRAKGQAEQVVRESGLAFTIFRPSVVFGEGGEFVSFTKKLSTPYVTPLPGGGATRFQPIWVGDLVPMLAAGVEEERDGEVYEIGGPQVLTLGDVTKLVYRAEGKPANVLPIPMPLVKVGLSAAEFVPFVPFGADQFRSLRLDNTVSRNDIDAFGVDEGDLTTLSSYLGLSE from the coding sequence ATGAACATTCTCGTCGCCGGAGGGACCGGATTCATCGGCACGCGTCTCGTGCGAGCGCTGAACGACGACGGTCACGACGTGACCGCTCTGGCGCGGGACCCGGACGAGGCGGACTTCCCCGCGGGCGTCGAGCGCGTACGCGGCGACGTCACTGCCTACGACTCCATCGAGGGTGCCTTCGAGGGGCAGGACGTCGTGGTCAACCTCGTCGCGCTCTCGCCGCTGTTCCAACCCTCGCGCGGGCAGTCCCACATGCGGGTCCACCTCGGCGGCACCGAGAACGTCGTGACGGCGGCCCAGAACCACGACGTGCGCAAAATCGTCCAGATGAGCGCCCTCGGTGCTGACCCGAACGGTACGACGGAGTACCTCCGCGCGAAGGGGCAGGCCGAACAGGTCGTCCGCGAGTCGGGGCTGGCGTTCACCATCTTCCGGCCCTCCGTCGTCTTCGGCGAGGGCGGCGAGTTCGTCTCGTTCACCAAGAAACTGAGTACGCCCTACGTCACTCCGCTTCCCGGCGGCGGGGCCACCCGGTTCCAGCCGATTTGGGTCGGTGACCTCGTGCCGATGCTCGCCGCGGGCGTCGAGGAGGAACGCGACGGCGAAGTCTACGAAATCGGCGGTCCGCAGGTGCTCACGCTGGGGGACGTGACGAAGCTCGTCTACCGAGCGGAGGGGAAACCGGCGAACGTCCTGCCGATTCCGATGCCGCTGGTGAAGGTCGGCCTGAGCGCGGCCGAGTTCGTCCCGTTCGTTCCCTTCGGTGCCGACCAGTTCCGGTCGCTACGACTCGACAACACCGTCTCTCGAAACGACATCGATGCGTTCGGTGTCGACGAAGGCGACCTCACCACGCTGTCGTCGTATCTCGGTCTCTCGGAGTGA
- the cofC gene encoding 2-phospho-L-lactate guanylyltransferase — MRVVVPYAATDPKTRLADVLSADERTAFAEAMLADVLAAVRGTGREPELLATAPVAVDAPVTVDDRPLTEAVNAVLAETEEAVAVVMADLALATPDALGRLFERDGEVVVAPGRGGGTNALVARHPEFRVDYHGTSFLDHLAVAREVGAAVEVVDSHRLATDVDERADLAEVLIHGGSEARRTSATRATRKSLEWLKSAGFELASDESRVGVVRD, encoded by the coding sequence ATGCGAGTCGTCGTCCCGTACGCCGCGACCGACCCGAAGACGCGACTAGCCGACGTGCTGTCGGCCGACGAGCGGACCGCGTTCGCCGAGGCGATGCTGGCGGACGTGCTGGCCGCGGTTCGGGGGACCGGCCGCGAACCCGAACTCCTCGCCACTGCACCGGTCGCGGTGGACGCGCCGGTGACGGTGGACGACCGACCGCTGACCGAGGCGGTCAACGCCGTACTGGCCGAGACCGAGGAGGCGGTCGCGGTCGTGATGGCCGACCTCGCACTGGCGACGCCCGACGCGCTCGGGCGGTTGTTCGAGCGCGACGGCGAAGTCGTCGTCGCGCCGGGCCGGGGCGGCGGGACGAACGCGCTGGTCGCGCGCCATCCGGAGTTCCGAGTGGACTATCACGGCACGTCGTTTCTCGACCACCTCGCGGTCGCGCGAGAGGTCGGCGCGGCGGTCGAGGTGGTCGATTCGCACCGACTGGCGACCGACGTGGACGAGCGCGCCGACTTGGCGGAGGTGCTGATTCACGGGGGAAGCGAGGCGCGACGCACCTCGGCCACGCGAGCGACGAGAAAGTCGTTGGAGTGGCTGAAGTCCGCCGGGTTCGAGTTGGCGAGCGACGAGAGTCGCGTGGGCGTGGTTCGGGATTAG
- a CDS encoding ATP/GTP-binding protein: protein MTKLEHIEVEGFKGLERVEFEPTDINLITGRNNTGKTSLLEAVDLLFNPAHYEDFGDNMDSVIHVDHNYSEIWGKVQEQEVETAIRTPTSSEAQSYMIEVVSERVKYEVHFSSSFIEERADDIKDTIDKSAQRLLEEKLTQTVLTDLKDEMRVLSTGSGKFPYLLCGDTTRTLLQDIWRQIAEELRQEDLQNVLIKSNSGLVGLMEFDSEQTELQMGFGEIPLRSPENTGFASFIKSTNLIESIDRTDDEQEPIKIDDIGDFIKDTKLVDDLKTFTLDYLVFEDESGNKNQIPYNFMGDGFKTIVGLLWELMDDDVEDQIVLIEEPETHMHPGYVAELVHFLIDLARDEGIQFFITTHDHDFIKDFFTEMPGEKRDYLEDEFSLVKMDDFGADVMDYENAEHHLKDLHLDLRGI from the coding sequence ATGACGAAACTCGAACACATTGAGGTTGAGGGATTCAAGGGCTTGGAGCGGGTGGAGTTCGAGCCTACCGATATTAATCTAATTACTGGACGCAACAATACCGGGAAGACTTCGCTTTTAGAAGCTGTGGACTTGCTATTTAATCCTGCTCACTATGAGGATTTCGGCGACAACATGGATTCGGTTATCCATGTGGACCACAACTACAGTGAGATATGGGGGAAGGTCCAGGAGCAGGAAGTCGAAACAGCCATTCGGACTCCGACTAGTTCGGAGGCACAAAGCTACATGATAGAAGTAGTCTCTGAGAGAGTAAAGTACGAAGTGCATTTCTCCTCTTCGTTTATTGAAGAGAGAGCGGATGATATCAAAGATACAATAGATAAGAGTGCGCAACGACTTCTAGAGGAGAAATTAACACAAACAGTACTTACTGACCTCAAAGACGAGATGAGAGTACTGTCTACGGGTTCAGGCAAATTCCCGTATCTACTTTGTGGGGATACAACAAGAACGCTCTTACAGGATATTTGGAGACAAATCGCAGAGGAACTTAGGCAGGAAGATTTGCAGAACGTTCTTATCAAAAGCAATTCGGGATTAGTGGGACTCATGGAGTTCGATTCTGAACAGACGGAACTTCAAATGGGATTTGGAGAAATACCACTACGTTCTCCTGAAAATACAGGGTTTGCGTCGTTCATTAAGTCCACGAATCTTATTGAGAGTATCGACCGAACTGACGACGAACAGGAGCCAATAAAGATAGACGACATCGGCGATTTCATCAAGGACACGAAACTTGTGGACGACCTCAAGACATTCACGCTCGACTATCTCGTGTTTGAAGATGAGAGTGGCAATAAAAACCAGATACCATACAATTTCATGGGTGACGGCTTTAAGACCATCGTCGGCCTGCTTTGGGAACTCATGGACGACGACGTAGAGGACCAAATAGTCCTCATCGAGGAACCAGAGACACACATGCACCCCGGTTACGTCGCCGAACTCGTCCACTTCCTCATTGACCTCGCAAGGGACGAAGGCATCCAGTTCTTCATTACGACGCACGACCACGATTTCATCAAGGACTTCTTCACTGAGATGCCCGGGGAGAAGCGTGACTACCTCGAAGACGAGTTCTCGCTGGTCAAGATGGACGACTTCGGAGCGGACGTGATGGATTACGAGAATGCGGAACACCACCTCAAGGACCTGCATCTAGACCTTCGAGGAATTTAA
- the cofG gene encoding 7,8-didemethyl-8-hydroxy-5-deazariboflavin synthase subunit CofG — protein MAGADIPGADEYDVAITFDETEVRRLLSVEPADVDAADELTFAKNVFVPLTTACRYTCTYCTYFDAPGEASLLSPEEVRDIVRTGADAGCTEALFTFGDDPDDRYDRIHDQLAEWGHDSIHTYLREVCEIALEEGLLPHSNPGDQTREQMELVADVNASMGVMLETTADVDAHAGPRVKNPGQRLNTIRNAGELGVPFTTGILVGIGEDWRDRAESLLAIREMHERYGHVQEVIVQNVVPNERSSYERPSVETMRRVVAMARACLPETVSVQVPPNLSPTRDLLDCGVDDLGGVSPVTDDHINPDYEWPALRELEDIADEAGVPLRERLPVYRRYLPAASGGEAEDDEWVSDTIRRAIETGDAAGKRYRATLSD, from the coding sequence ATGGCAGGTGCCGACATTCCGGGGGCCGACGAGTACGACGTTGCTATCACCTTCGACGAGACCGAGGTCCGGCGACTGCTCTCGGTGGAACCCGCGGACGTGGACGCCGCGGACGAACTCACGTTCGCGAAGAACGTCTTCGTCCCGCTGACGACCGCCTGCCGGTACACCTGCACCTACTGCACCTACTTCGACGCGCCCGGCGAGGCGTCGCTGCTGTCGCCCGAGGAAGTCCGAGACATCGTCCGGACGGGCGCGGACGCCGGGTGTACCGAGGCGCTGTTCACCTTCGGCGACGACCCCGACGACCGCTACGACCGGATTCACGACCAACTCGCGGAGTGGGGCCACGACTCGATTCACACGTATCTCCGGGAGGTCTGCGAAATCGCGCTAGAGGAGGGACTCCTACCCCACAGCAACCCCGGCGACCAGACCCGCGAGCAGATGGAACTCGTCGCGGACGTGAACGCCTCGATGGGCGTGATGCTCGAGACCACCGCCGACGTGGACGCCCACGCCGGCCCCCGCGTGAAGAACCCCGGCCAGCGCCTCAACACCATCCGAAACGCCGGGGAACTCGGCGTCCCGTTCACCACCGGCATCCTCGTGGGTATCGGCGAGGACTGGCGCGACCGGGCCGAGAGCCTGCTCGCCATCCGCGAGATGCACGAGCGCTACGGCCACGTCCAAGAGGTCATCGTCCAGAACGTGGTGCCGAACGAGCGCTCGTCGTACGAGCGACCCTCGGTCGAGACCATGCGCCGGGTCGTGGCGATGGCCCGCGCCTGCCTCCCAGAGACGGTGTCGGTGCAGGTCCCGCCGAACCTCTCGCCGACCCGAGACTTGCTCGACTGCGGCGTGGACGACTTGGGGGGCGTCTCGCCCGTCACGGACGACCACATCAACCCCGACTACGAGTGGCCCGCGCTCCGGGAGTTGGAGGACATCGCCGACGAGGCCGGGGTACCCCTGCGCGAGCGCCTGCCGGTGTACCGGCGCTATCTTCCGGCGGCGTCGGGCGGCGAGGCGGAGGACGACGAGTGGGTCTCGGACACGATTCGGCGGGCTATCGAGACCGGGGACGCGGCCGGGAAGCGGTACAGAGCGACGCTCTCCGATTAG
- a CDS encoding hybrid sensor histidine kinase/response regulator yields MSERDETTQDKTTVLLIEDNPGDARLFEEMLQMKGNILDDSDNLSPNLSLVHEERLEDGLERLETESVDIVLLDLMLPDSSGEATLDSVLDQTREVPIVLLTGLNDRQFGVDAVQRGAQDYLIKGEIDGELLVRTMRYAIERKKNERELARRTEQLAILNQILEHDIRNDMNVVRGMAQLLQEDIEDDDHEAYLDRMLENTGHVVELTETVSTLLETITGEEDPDLEPVDADSVLESELRKVRTSYDDATFVVDGEIPEVRVRANNMLSSVFSNLLNNAVQHNDADDPKVEISVETDDDAVTVRIADNGSGIPSDRRETIFGRGEQGIDSTGTGIGLYLVDTLVDQYGGDVRVEGGDPRDAAFVVELVAV; encoded by the coding sequence ATGAGTGAACGAGACGAGACCACCCAAGACAAGACGACGGTCCTGCTGATAGAGGACAACCCGGGCGACGCTCGCCTCTTCGAGGAGATGCTCCAGATGAAGGGCAACATACTGGACGACAGCGACAACCTCTCGCCGAACCTCTCGCTCGTCCACGAGGAACGTCTCGAAGACGGTCTCGAACGACTCGAAACCGAGTCGGTAGACATCGTTCTGCTCGACCTGATGTTGCCCGACAGCAGCGGGGAGGCGACTCTCGATTCGGTCCTCGACCAGACCCGCGAGGTCCCCATCGTCCTGCTGACCGGACTGAACGACCGGCAGTTCGGCGTGGACGCGGTCCAGCGCGGCGCGCAGGACTACCTCATCAAGGGCGAAATCGACGGCGAACTCCTCGTTCGCACCATGCGGTACGCCATCGAGCGCAAGAAGAACGAGCGTGAACTCGCCCGCCGGACCGAACAACTCGCCATCCTGAACCAGATTCTCGAACACGACATCCGCAACGACATGAACGTCGTCCGGGGCATGGCCCAACTCCTCCAAGAGGACATCGAGGACGACGACCACGAGGCGTACCTCGACCGGATGCTGGAGAACACCGGCCACGTGGTCGAACTCACCGAGACGGTCTCGACGCTGCTGGAGACCATCACCGGCGAGGAGGACCCCGACCTCGAACCCGTGGACGCGGACAGCGTCCTCGAAAGCGAACTCCGGAAGGTCCGGACCTCCTACGACGACGCCACCTTCGTCGTGGACGGCGAGATTCCCGAGGTGCGGGTTCGGGCGAACAACATGCTCTCGTCGGTGTTCAGTAACCTGCTCAACAACGCGGTCCAGCACAACGACGCTGACGACCCGAAGGTCGAAATCAGCGTCGAGACCGACGACGACGCCGTGACGGTTCGCATCGCCGACAACGGGTCGGGGATTCCGAGCGACCGGCGCGAGACCATCTTCGGTCGAGGCGAACAGGGCATCGACAGCACCGGCACCGGCATCGGTCTCTACCTCGTGGACACGCTCGTGGACCAGTACGGCGGTGACGTTCGCGTCGAGGGCGGGGACCCCCGAGACGCGGCGTTCGTGGTCGAACTGGTCGCTGTCTGA
- a CDS encoding response regulator, with translation MSSGPPGEAIEILLVEDNPGDVRLTKEALKQGDVLNNLHVVKDGVEAMAFLRCEDEYEGTPQPDLILLDLNLPRKDGKEVLKEIDEDRELRRIPVVVLTSSAAEEDIVKSYELHANAYITKPVDIDQFIEVAQNLEQFWLSIVKLPPNDE, from the coding sequence ATGAGTAGCGGACCGCCCGGAGAGGCGATAGAGATTCTGCTGGTGGAGGACAACCCCGGCGACGTGCGCCTGACCAAGGAGGCGCTCAAGCAGGGCGACGTGCTGAACAACCTCCACGTGGTCAAGGACGGCGTCGAGGCGATGGCGTTCCTGCGTTGCGAGGACGAGTACGAGGGCACCCCCCAACCGGACCTCATCCTGCTCGACCTGAACCTCCCCCGCAAGGACGGCAAGGAGGTCCTCAAGGAGATAGACGAGGACCGCGAACTCCGGCGCATCCCCGTGGTCGTGCTGACCAGTTCGGCGGCCGAGGAGGACATCGTGAAGAGCTACGAGTTACACGCCAACGCCTACATCACGAAACCGGTAGACATCGACCAGTTCATCGAAGTCGCACAGAATCTAGAGCAGTTCTGGCTCTCGATAGTCAAGCTTCCACCGAACGATGAGTGA
- a CDS encoding ATP-binding protein — protein sequence MDTSIRVLVVDDSSFYAQVVADTLATDYDMTTMKANDAREGLERLDTADVDCVVTDYQMPETNGIEFLETARERGFEQPFILLTGTGSEAVASEAVAAGVTHYFQKDEGEQQFEKLANQIDNAVEQRRTEQKYELLVNNSPDLIAQINADGEFVMANAAMAENLDSTPTALTGQSLFDVVPDDVAERRLEIGREVIETGTTRRFEDGYDGEYFHNVFASVDLPGERETFQVITRDITDRKEAEIELKETVEKLEESNAQLEQFAYVTSHDLQEPLRMVSSYMQLLERGYKEDLDEDAQEFIDYAVDGANRMKEMINDLLKYSRVDSRGGEFEQTDFESVVEQATDNLQVAIHESGAEVTHDPLPTAVCDESQMVVLLQNLVSNAIKYCDEETPEIHVSAERDGENHVFSVSDNGIGIPEGESDEVFRIFSRLHGNDEYSGTGIGLAMCQKILDRHEGDIWLESEVGEGSTFYFTVSAGGIGDE from the coding sequence ATGGACACCTCGATAAGGGTGTTAGTCGTCGACGACAGCAGTTTCTACGCGCAGGTCGTCGCCGACACGCTCGCGACCGACTACGACATGACGACGATGAAGGCGAACGACGCCCGCGAGGGTCTGGAACGCCTCGATACCGCGGACGTCGATTGCGTCGTCACCGACTATCAGATGCCGGAGACGAACGGAATCGAGTTCCTCGAAACGGCGCGCGAGCGCGGTTTCGAACAGCCGTTCATCCTGTTGACCGGCACCGGAAGCGAGGCGGTGGCGAGCGAAGCGGTCGCCGCCGGCGTCACCCACTACTTCCAGAAGGACGAGGGCGAACAGCAGTTCGAGAAACTGGCGAACCAGATAGACAACGCGGTCGAACAGCGCCGCACCGAGCAGAAGTACGAACTGCTGGTGAACAACTCCCCGGACCTCATCGCGCAGATAAACGCGGACGGGGAGTTCGTGATGGCGAACGCCGCGATGGCGGAGAACCTCGACTCCACGCCGACGGCGCTGACGGGCCAGTCGCTGTTCGACGTCGTTCCCGACGACGTGGCCGAACGGCGACTCGAAATCGGCCGGGAAGTCATCGAGACCGGGACGACCAGACGGTTCGAGGACGGGTACGACGGCGAGTACTTCCACAACGTCTTCGCGTCGGTGGACCTGCCGGGCGAGCGCGAGACGTTTCAGGTCATCACGCGCGACATCACCGACCGCAAGGAGGCCGAGATAGAACTGAAGGAGACGGTCGAGAAACTGGAGGAGTCGAACGCCCAGTTGGAGCAGTTCGCCTACGTGACCTCCCACGACCTCCAAGAACCGCTTCGGATGGTGTCGAGTTACATGCAGTTGCTCGAACGCGGGTACAAGGAGGACCTCGACGAGGACGCCCAAGAGTTCATCGACTACGCGGTGGACGGAGCCAACCGGATGAAGGAGATGATAAACGACCTCCTGAAGTACTCCCGCGTGGACTCCAGAGGCGGCGAGTTCGAGCAGACCGACTTCGAGTCGGTCGTCGAACAAGCGACCGACAACCTGCAGGTGGCGATTCACGAGAGCGGTGCCGAGGTGACCCACGACCCGCTCCCGACCGCGGTGTGCGACGAGAGCCAGATGGTCGTGTTGCTCCAGAACCTCGTGAGCAACGCTATCAAGTACTGCGACGAGGAGACCCCCGAAATTCACGTGTCGGCCGAGCGCGACGGTGAGAACCACGTGTTCTCGGTGAGCGACAACGGCATCGGCATCCCGGAGGGCGAGTCCGACGAGGTGTTCCGCATCTTCTCGCGGCTTCACGGCAACGACGAGTACTCCGGCACCGGCATCGGTCTCGCCATGTGTCAGAAGATACTCGACCGCCACGAGGGCGATATCTGGCTCGAATCCGAGGTGGGCGAGGGTTCGACGTTCTACTTCACCGTCTCGGCGGGAGGTATCGGCGATGAGTAG
- a CDS encoding metal-dependent hydrolase: protein MMNTTHAAMGVTLAAPLAVVAPELAPVAALAGLAGGVFPDLDLLSGQHRRTLHFPVYYSVAAVAASMLALVVGGSAALAAAFFLLSAAVHCVTDAAGGGLELRPWEATDDRGVYVHPAKRWVRPRRWIRYDGAPEDLLLASLFSLPGLLLFDGVVRQLTVVGLALSVVYVAVRKRLPEIETRYLR, encoded by the coding sequence ATGATGAACACCACCCACGCCGCGATGGGGGTGACGTTGGCGGCCCCGCTCGCGGTCGTCGCGCCCGAACTCGCGCCCGTGGCCGCACTGGCCGGACTCGCCGGAGGGGTCTTCCCCGACCTCGACCTGCTGTCGGGCCAGCACCGCCGGACGCTCCACTTCCCGGTCTACTACTCGGTGGCCGCCGTCGCCGCGAGCATGCTGGCGCTCGTCGTCGGCGGTTCCGCGGCGCTCGCCGCCGCGTTCTTCCTCCTGTCGGCCGCGGTCCACTGCGTCACCGACGCCGCGGGCGGCGGTCTCGAACTCCGACCGTGGGAGGCCACCGACGACCGCGGCGTCTACGTCCATCCCGCGAAGCGGTGGGTTCGGCCGCGGCGCTGGATTCGCTACGACGGTGCGCCCGAGGACCTTCTGCTCGCGAGTCTGTTCTCGCTTCCGGGCCTGCTACTGTTCGACGGGGTGGTGCGACAGCTCACGGTGGTCGGACTGGCGCTCTCGGTGGTCTACGTCGCGGTCCGGAAGCGACTGCCGGAGATAGAGACGCGGTACCTGCGGTAG